In the Bernardetia sp. genome, GGAGTTTATGAATCCACAGGCAATCCAGCAGATATTGGAAAGTTTAAATCTCCATCTTTAAGAAATATTGCATTGCGTGCGCCTTATATGCACGATGGACGTTTTGCCACGCTAGAAGAGGTTATAGAACATTATAATTCAGGTATTCAAGCACATCCCAATTTAGATAGAATTCTGACAGATGCGAATGGAAATCCAATCAGAATGAATCTTACAGAAGAAGAAAAAGATGCTTTGGTTGCTTTTCTCAATACCTTGACCGATACTGAAATGATAGAAGATGAGAAGTTTAGTAATCCGTTTAAATAACCAAGAAAATACTCTTTCTAAATGACTGAAAGGCTAAAATTTAGCTTTTCAGTTTTTTTTACTTTGAATACTAACTAAAAAATTAGTTATATAACTTGTTTTATTAGTTTTAATAATGTAGGTTTGTATCAACTAAAAGATTAGTTCATTTTACCATTACAATTTTCCCTGCCATTATTGGCATCTCTACCAATAACCAAAATTATTTGTTATGCAAGAACTCACAAAAGCCGAAGAGAAGATTATGCAACTTCTTTGGGATGCTGAAAAAGCATTTGTCAAAGAACTCATAGAAAAAATTGAAGGAAAAAAACCAAGCTACACAACAGTTTCTACGATTGTTAGAATTTTAGAAACAAAAAAATTTGTCGGACACAAAGCCTATGGCAACACACACCAATATTTCCCACTCATTAGCCGAGAAGAATATGCCAAGTTTGCAACAAGAAGCGTTTTGGATAGATATTTTGATGGTTCGTTTAAAAAGCTCGTCTCATTTTTTGCTAAAAAAGAGGAAATAGACATCGAAGAGCTAGACGACATTATGAAAATGATGGAAAAAGAAGAGAAAAAAGATGATACACACTCTAATTCTTAGTCATTAATCACTATTACAATGAAATTCTTAATTTTTGATTATCTATTGCAATGTAGCCTTTTTTTGGCTCTGCTTTACGTTCCTTATTTTCTGTTTTTAAAGAATGAAACATTTTTTGATTTGAATAGAAAATACTTAATTTCGGCATTGCTACTCACACTTGTTTTGCCGTTTTTCCCACTCAATATCTCCAATTTTTTAGGATTATTTTTCAA is a window encoding:
- a CDS encoding BlaI/MecI/CopY family transcriptional regulator; this encodes MQELTKAEEKIMQLLWDAEKAFVKELIEKIEGKKPSYTTVSTIVRILETKKFVGHKAYGNTHQYFPLISREEYAKFATRSVLDRYFDGSFKKLVSFFAKKEEIDIEELDDIMKMMEKEEKKDDTHSNS